The following is a genomic window from Crocinitomicaceae bacterium.
CAAAAACAGGCACCGGTAAAGTGAAATTTTTGAATTGCTTGAATTTTTCAGAATTTTATTTCTACCTTTGCCCCTCTTATTTCTTAGGCAGTGGCGAAGAAAAGTGAATATGCAATCGGGTTTACCGGTCTGTCAGACGGACTTCACCACTTCAACTTTGAGATTGGAAAATTGTTCTTTGAAGCTTTTGAAAATACTGAAATTAAAGATGGAAAGGTAACCGTGAATCTTTCACTTGAAAAGAAACCCAATATGATGCTTGCGCATTTTGAAATGAAGGGTGACGTGATGGTGATGTGTGATCGTTGTACAGATGATTTCTATCTACCGGTGAATGGAGCGTATGATTTGGTATACAAGTTTGCTGATGAAGATTATGATGATGAAAATATTATCACCGTTTTACCTTCTCAAACAAGTATAGATATTGCTCAACCTGTGTATGAATTCATTATACTTTTGTTACCAACCAGACGGTTGCACCCAAAAGGTAAATGCAATGCACAAATGCTGGCCGACATTGATAAATATCTCATTGTTGAAGAAAAAAAACAAGAGATCAGTAAGGAAGCTTCTGAAGGAGAAGTTGACCCGCGGTGGGCAGCTTTAGAAAAATTGAAAAATAACAAGAATAAAAAATAAAAAGCGATGGCACATCCTAAGAGAAAAATCTCAAAAACACGCAGAGATAAAAGAAGAACGCACGATAAAGCCGTAGCAAAAAATATAGCTACATGTCCTACAACCGGACAACCTCATTTATTCCACCACGCTCACTGGCATGAAGGTAAACTTTACTACAGAGGAAAAGTGGTGATGGAGAAAGAAGTAGCTGTATAAGGCTATTTTAATACAAGTACTGGAAGGATAACTACTGCCTATTAAGCAGAGTTGTCCTTTTTTAGTTTTTACGCTTTTTATTGATTTCCATTCTATTTTGCATAAAATCCCATCAATTTTTACCTTTTTTGGGTTATTTCCCGCCAATTTTTACAATTTTGATACATTTGTACTTGTAGATTTTACAATTACCGATTAACTAACGAATACGTGAATGCAAAAAATCAGGGCCGCCATAACAGCCGTTCAGGGATATCTGCCTGAAAAAAGGCTAACCAATCATGACTTAGAGAAAATGGTGGATACCACAGACGAGTGGATTTACACCCGAACAGGAATTAAGGAGAGACGCATTGTTTCACCCGGTGAAGCTTTATCAGATTTTGGAGCAAAAATAGTTGAAGGCATTTGTCAGAAAAAAGGAATTTCACCACTTGAAATTGACATGATTATTGTGGGCACCATTACGGGTGATTACCGTTTTCCAAGTGCCGGCAACGTGATTGCTGATAAAGCCGGATGCAAAAATGCATGGAGTTTTGATTTGAGTGCTGCTTGTTCTGGTTTTATTTACGCCTTGGATGTTGGCAGGGTGTATATTGAAAATGGAAATTACAAAAAAATAATTGTTATCGGTGCTGATGTGATGTCAAGTATCCTCAATTACGAAGACCGCGCTACTTGCATTATTTTTGGTGATGGCGGCGGAGGTGTTTTGCTTGAACCAAATAATGAAGGCTACGGTGTGATTGATGCTGTATTAAAAGCTGACGGTTCTGGAAGAGAATTTTTATTGCAAGCTGTTGGAGGATCTCTAGAGCCAATCACAAAAGAAAATGTTGGTTCACCTCGCCAATACGTTTATCAAGAAGGTAAAGCTGTATTCAAACATGCCGTTCAAAACATGGCGGATGTTTCGGTAGAGATCATGCAAAGAAATAATCTCAGCTCAGATGATGTGACATGGCTGGTTCCGCATCAGGCTAATTTGCGCATCATTGATGCAACGGCCAATCGCATGGGACTTGGAAAAGAGAAGGTGATGGTAAATATTGAAAAGTATGGAAATACTACCGCCGGAACAATTCCGTTGTGTTTATGGGAATGGGAAAAGAAATTAAAAAAAGGTGATAATCTTGTACTGGCATCATTCGGTGGAGGATTTACCTGGGGCGCCCTTTATGTTAAATGGGCTTATGATTCAAACTAAAAATTATAAAACGTGCAAAATAAACATCTTATGGACATCAAAGAAATTCAAAACCTGATCAAGTTCGTCTCTAAAGCAGGCGTAAACGAAGTAAGTATTGAACAGGGTGATTTTAAAATTACCATTAAAACAGAATGCAATGGTGGCGCAAGTTTTGACCAACCCGTGCTAGTTCAGCAAACACCGGTTGCAATGCCTGTTCAAACTGTTGTTCAACCTTTAGTTACTCAGCAGGCGGTTGCTCAACCAACAAAAGATGCTACACCTGCCAATGGTGCAAATGAATCAAATTATGTCACCATTAAATCGCCTATGATTGGCACGTTCTACCGCAGATCATCACCTGATAAAGATGCTTTTGTTAATGTGGGTGACACGATTAGTCCGGGTACGGTTTTATGTATTGTTGAGGCCATGAAACTTTTCAACGAAATTGAAGCTGAAATTTCCGGACGCATTGTGAAAGTGCTCGTTGATGATACTTCTCCAATTGAGTATGATCAGCCATTGTTCTTAGTTGATCCATCTTAGGTGATGGTTAAGCTGAGTTCTCTTTACTAAATTAAAATACGAACCTATGTTCAAAAAAATATTAATTGCAAACCGTGGGGAAATTGCGCTTCGCGTAATACGTACCTGCAAAGAAATGGGCATTAAAACAGTGGCTGTTTACTCTACTGCTGACCGCGATAGTTTGCACGTGAGATTTGCTGATGAAGCTGTTTGTATCGGGCCACCGCAAAGTGCAAATTCTTATCTTGATATTCCAAAAATTATTGCAGCATGTGAAATTACTAATGCTGATGCCGTGCATCCGGGATATGGATTTCTTTCTGAAAATGCGCACTTTTCTAAAGTTTGTCAAGAAAATGGAATCAAATTCATTGGTGCATCACCTGAAATGATTAATGCCATGGGTGATAAAGCATCTGCAAAAGCCACCATGATTAAGGCGGGTGTTCCTTGTATTCCGGGATCTGTTGGATTGCTCAATGATTTGGATGATGCCAAATCAACCGCAAAAAAAATCGGTTATCCTATCATGATGAAAGCAACTGCAGGTGGTGGTGGAAAAGGAATGCGTGTATGTTGGGATGATAAACAACTGGAAGATGCGTGGGAATCTGCACGTAAAGAAGCTAAAGCTGCTTTTGGAAATGACGGAATGTACATGGAAAAATTCATTGAAGAACCACGTCATATTGAAATTCAAATTGCAGGTGATCGTTATGGAAATGCCTGTCACCTTTCTGAACGTGACTGCTCTATTCAGCGCAGACATCAGAAGTTAGTTGAAGAAACTCCTTCACCGTTCATGACTACTAAACTGCGTGATAAAATGGGGAAAGCTGCGGTGAAAGCAACCAAAGCAATTAACTATGAAGGTGTGGGTACCATTGAATTTTTGGTAGATAAACATCGGAACTTTTTCTTCATGGAAATGAATACCCGTATTCAGGTTGAGCATACCATTACTGAAGAAGTAATCAATTATGATTTGGTGAAAGAACAAATTAAATTGGCTGCCGGTGAAAAAATTGTAGGCAAAGAATATTTTCCTCAGCTGCATGCAATTCAGTGCAGAATTAATGCTGAAGATCCTTATAATGGTTTCAGGCCAAGTCCTGGAAAAATCACCAATTATCATCAACCTGGCGGACATGGAATTCGCGTAGACGCACATGTATACGCCGGTTATGTGATTCCGCCTTATTATGATTCACTCATTTCAAAATTGATAACAGTAGCACAAACCAGAGAAGAAGCAATTACTAAAATGGAGCGCGCGTTGGAAGAGTATTATATAGAAGGTGTTCAAACTACTATTCCTTTTCATCAGCAACTCATGAAGAATGAAGCGTTCAGAAAGGGAGAATTCACGACCAAATTCATGGAAACATTTGTGATGAAAAAGTAGATTTCAAATCTCAATGAAAAGCCGGTTTATCCGGCTTTTTTTGTTTTGTACCGGTAACAAATACGTAACCTTAATTGTTATACAGAGTATAATCATGCGCATCTGAGAAGTTGTCTTTTCCATATCTTATTGGTTTTAGTGCCGTTTTCACTACAGGCGCAGGACATTCATTTTTCTCAAACAACCCGAGCTGACTTTCAAATAAATCCGGCATTCACAGGTGCATTTTCAGGAAATTTACGTGTAACCAGTAATTGGAAAGATCAGTGGCAATCCATCAACAAAACCTTCAGAACATATTCTGCAGCGGCTGAATTTTCATTTGGTAAGGGACGCGCTCAAAGTCCAACTTTTTTTGCCGTTGGAATTAATGCATTTAAAGATGCAGCAGGAGATGTAGAGGTGGGTAATACAAGTATTGGTTTAAATTTTTCTACCCTAGTGAAAATTGACAGAAATAGCAGATTCATTGCTGGATTACAAGGGAACTATGGAATCACTGGTTTAAATCCTGCCAATATGCAATGGGGTAGTCAATATGACGGAATTAATTTTGATCCTTCGCTGGTGAATGGAGAGGGTACTGAATTCAGAGGATTTAATTATCTTGATTTTGCAGCTGGCATTGCATATTGGTATACAAAAAATGATAAAAACGTAGTGCATCGTGCACCATCAGACGCAAAGGTCGGAATCTCTGTATTTCATATTAACAAGCCGGATTTCACCTATGATCCAAAAGGAAATTCAAAACTTCCCAGACGATTTTTGATTCATGGCTCAGCACTCTTTTCAACAGAGCAATCTAATTTGTATTGG
Proteins encoded in this region:
- a CDS encoding DUF177 domain-containing protein gives rise to the protein MAKKSEYAIGFTGLSDGLHHFNFEIGKLFFEAFENTEIKDGKVTVNLSLEKKPNMMLAHFEMKGDVMVMCDRCTDDFYLPVNGAYDLVYKFADEDYDDENIITVLPSQTSIDIAQPVYEFIILLLPTRRLHPKGKCNAQMLADIDKYLIVEEKKQEISKEASEGEVDPRWAALEKLKNNKNKK
- the rpmF gene encoding 50S ribosomal protein L32; amino-acid sequence: MAHPKRKISKTRRDKRRTHDKAVAKNIATCPTTGQPHLFHHAHWHEGKLYYRGKVVMEKEVAV
- a CDS encoding ketoacyl-ACP synthase III — encoded protein: MQKIRAAITAVQGYLPEKRLTNHDLEKMVDTTDEWIYTRTGIKERRIVSPGEALSDFGAKIVEGICQKKGISPLEIDMIIVGTITGDYRFPSAGNVIADKAGCKNAWSFDLSAACSGFIYALDVGRVYIENGNYKKIIVIGADVMSSILNYEDRATCIIFGDGGGGVLLEPNNEGYGVIDAVLKADGSGREFLLQAVGGSLEPITKENVGSPRQYVYQEGKAVFKHAVQNMADVSVEIMQRNNLSSDDVTWLVPHQANLRIIDATANRMGLGKEKVMVNIEKYGNTTAGTIPLCLWEWEKKLKKGDNLVLASFGGGFTWGALYVKWAYDSN
- the accB gene encoding acetyl-CoA carboxylase biotin carboxyl carrier protein, with product MDIKEIQNLIKFVSKAGVNEVSIEQGDFKITIKTECNGGASFDQPVLVQQTPVAMPVQTVVQPLVTQQAVAQPTKDATPANGANESNYVTIKSPMIGTFYRRSSPDKDAFVNVGDTISPGTVLCIVEAMKLFNEIEAEISGRIVKVLVDDTSPIEYDQPLFLVDPS
- the accC gene encoding acetyl-CoA carboxylase biotin carboxylase subunit, with translation MFKKILIANRGEIALRVIRTCKEMGIKTVAVYSTADRDSLHVRFADEAVCIGPPQSANSYLDIPKIIAACEITNADAVHPGYGFLSENAHFSKVCQENGIKFIGASPEMINAMGDKASAKATMIKAGVPCIPGSVGLLNDLDDAKSTAKKIGYPIMMKATAGGGGKGMRVCWDDKQLEDAWESARKEAKAAFGNDGMYMEKFIEEPRHIEIQIAGDRYGNACHLSERDCSIQRRHQKLVEETPSPFMTTKLRDKMGKAAVKATKAINYEGVGTIEFLVDKHRNFFFMEMNTRIQVEHTITEEVINYDLVKEQIKLAAGEKIVGKEYFPQLHAIQCRINAEDPYNGFRPSPGKITNYHQPGGHGIRVDAHVYAGYVIPPYYDSLISKLITVAQTREEAITKMERALEEYYIEGVQTTIPFHQQLMKNEAFRKGEFTTKFMETFVMKK
- a CDS encoding PorP/SprF family type IX secretion system membrane protein, with protein sequence MPFSLQAQDIHFSQTTRADFQINPAFTGAFSGNLRVTSNWKDQWQSINKTFRTYSAAAEFSFGKGRAQSPTFFAVGINAFKDAAGDVEVGNTSIGLNFSTLVKIDRNSRFIAGLQGNYGITGLNPANMQWGSQYDGINFDPSLVNGEGTEFRGFNYLDFAAGIAYWYTKNDKNVVHRAPSDAKVGISVFHINKPDFTYDPKGNSKLPRRFLIHGSALFSTEQSNLYWYPNINLMFQGKQHEIYVGSLWKWVLSSGSKNTGFMAEASITGGMNMRITNVIDALVPQLYIGAYNFSVGLSYDINVSKLNAASQYRGGFEISLRYTNPDAYIHRNPFRGAVSI